In Citrus sinensis cultivar Valencia sweet orange chromosome 2, DVS_A1.0, whole genome shotgun sequence, a single genomic region encodes these proteins:
- the LOC102618880 gene encoding ABSCISIC ACID-INSENSITIVE 5-like protein 2 isoform X2: MGIQTMGSQSNGQQSHLQPSLVRQNSWYSLTLNEVENQLGNLGKPLGSMNLDELLKSVWSTEANDSTGIDIENSSTASSSLQRQASLTLARALSGKTVEQVWNEIQQGQKKRYGQEMKSHQREPTLGEMTLEDFLVQAGLFAEASVSPMDLDTVGVVTMQSFPEKMSLSPSSSIGTLTPRRKRDDNAFEKSIERRLRRKIKNRESAARSRARKQAYHNELVSKVSRLEEENLKLKKEKEASTIFLLRSN, from the exons ATGGGGATTCAAACAATGGGGTCTCAAAGTAATGGCCAACAGTCTCATTTACAACCTTCTTTGGTGAGGCAAAACTCGTGGTATAGTCTCACTCTCAATGAAGTTGAAAACCAGTTAGGAAATTTAGGGAAACCGTTGGGTAGCATGAACCTCGATGAGCTTCTTAAAAGTGTCTGGAGCACTGAAGCAAATGATTCCACAGGGATAGACATTGAGAATTCCTCCACAGCGTCATCTTCTCTCCAGCGTCAGGCCAGCCTGACATTGGCTAGGGCTTTGAGTGGTAAAACGGTTGAGCAGGTCTGGAATGAAATCCAACAAGGTCAAAAGAAGAGGTATGGGCAAGAGATGAAGAGCCATCAGAGGGAACCTACGCTAGGAGAAATGACTTTGGAGGACTTCTTGGTACAAGCAGGGCTTTTTGCTGAAGCATCTGTTAGTCCTATGGATTTGGACACGGTCGGGGTGGTGACAATGCAAAGTTTTCCCGAAAAGATGAGCTTATCACCTTCCTCTTCAATTGGGACATTAACACCTCGGCGGAAGAGAGATGACAATGCATTCGAGAAGAGTATTGAAAGGAGGCTTAGGCGGAAGATAAAAAATAGGGAATCTGCTGCACGTTCACGAGCAAGAAAACAG GCCTATCATAATGAGCTGGTCAGCAAGGTTTCACGATTAGAAGAGGAAAATTTGAAGCTCAAGAAAGAGAAG GAAGCTAGCACAATATTCTTGCTGAGATCCAATTGA
- the LOC102618880 gene encoding ABSCISIC ACID-INSENSITIVE 5-like protein 2 isoform X1 produces the protein MGIQTMGSQSNGQQSHLQPSLVRQNSWYSLTLNEVENQLGNLGKPLGSMNLDELLKSVWSTEANDSTGIDIENSSTASSSLQRQASLTLARALSGKTVEQVWNEIQQGQKKRYGQEMKSHQREPTLGEMTLEDFLVQAGLFAEASVSPMDLDTVGVVTMQSFPEKMSLSPSSSIGTLTPRRKRDDNAFEKSIERRLRRKIKNRESAARSRARKQAYHNELVSKVSRLEEENLKLKKEKEFEKMLPSDSLQEPKYQLRRMSSASF, from the exons ATGGGGATTCAAACAATGGGGTCTCAAAGTAATGGCCAACAGTCTCATTTACAACCTTCTTTGGTGAGGCAAAACTCGTGGTATAGTCTCACTCTCAATGAAGTTGAAAACCAGTTAGGAAATTTAGGGAAACCGTTGGGTAGCATGAACCTCGATGAGCTTCTTAAAAGTGTCTGGAGCACTGAAGCAAATGATTCCACAGGGATAGACATTGAGAATTCCTCCACAGCGTCATCTTCTCTCCAGCGTCAGGCCAGCCTGACATTGGCTAGGGCTTTGAGTGGTAAAACGGTTGAGCAGGTCTGGAATGAAATCCAACAAGGTCAAAAGAAGAGGTATGGGCAAGAGATGAAGAGCCATCAGAGGGAACCTACGCTAGGAGAAATGACTTTGGAGGACTTCTTGGTACAAGCAGGGCTTTTTGCTGAAGCATCTGTTAGTCCTATGGATTTGGACACGGTCGGGGTGGTGACAATGCAAAGTTTTCCCGAAAAGATGAGCTTATCACCTTCCTCTTCAATTGGGACATTAACACCTCGGCGGAAGAGAGATGACAATGCATTCGAGAAGAGTATTGAAAGGAGGCTTAGGCGGAAGATAAAAAATAGGGAATCTGCTGCACGTTCACGAGCAAGAAAACAG GCCTATCATAATGAGCTGGTCAGCAAGGTTTCACGATTAGAAGAGGAAAATTTGAAGCTCAAGAAAGAGAAG GAATTTGAGAAGATGCTGCCATCTGATTCCTTACAAGAACCAAAATATCAACTTCGAAGAATGAGTTCAGCCTCTTTCTGA